One window from the genome of Lonchura striata isolate bLonStr1 chromosome 24, bLonStr1.mat, whole genome shotgun sequence encodes:
- the TNFRSF9 gene encoding tumor necrosis factor receptor superfamily member 9 encodes MAPGRALLPAALLALALSPAPAAALPCAAHCPAGTFVASADCGRGAGASCQPCPAGTFSSAAGRGSCRMCRQCQGLFQYLKRCSSTSDAECTCKEGYRCGGDGCTYCIRSCGVGQESTRNGCQACRYGTFNDQPNGSCKNWTMCSGNQVLEPGTPAKDVICKDASVNFTSVTTLPTTSLEIPFSIPVLGKDVQTDMIRISLAVAGLSCIVFLLPLCICFSVWQKKKLHTVFKKMHTLEQSVQEDDACSCHFPEEEQGEYQNPGKSTELRDLLTN; translated from the exons ATGGCTCCGGGCCGGGCGCTGCTGCCCGCGGCGCTGCTGGCGCTGGCGCTGAGCCCGGCAcccgcggccgcgctgccgTGCGCCGCTCACTGCCCGGCGG GTACCTTCGTAGCCAGCGCCGACTGCGGACGGGGAGCGGGCGcgtcctgccagccctgcccggccggCACCTTCTCCAGCGCGGCGGGACGCGGCAGCTGCAGGATGTGTCGGCAGTGCCAAG GACTATTTCAGTATTTGAAAAGGTGCTCCTCAACGAGTGATGCTGAATGCACGTGCAAGGAGGGCTATCGCTGTGGCGGTGATGGCTGCACCTACTGCATCCGAAGCTGTGGCGTGGGCCAGGAGAGCACCAGGAACG GTTGCCAGGCTTGCCGCTACGGAACCTTTAATGATCAGCCCAATGGCTCCTGTAAAAACTGGACAAT GTGCTCTGGGAACCAAGTCCTGGAGCCTGGAACTCCAGCAAAAGATGTCATTTGCAAAGACGCTTCAGTTAATTTCACTTCAGTCACTACTCTACCTACAACATCTCTCGAAATTCCATTTTCTATCCCTGTTCTAG GGAAGGATGTTCAGACAGACATGATCAGGATTTCTCTCGCTGTGGCTGGGCTGTCATGCATAGTGTTTCTGCTGCCTTTGTGCATCTGCTTCAGCGTCtggcaaaaaaagaaactacACACTGTCTTCAAGAAAA tgcaCACACTTGAACAGTCAGTTCAAGAAGATGATGCCTGCAGCTGCCACTTCCCTGAGGAAGAACAAGGTGAATATCAGAATCCTGGCAAGTCCACAGAATTGAGAGATCTTCTGACGAACTAG